AAAGATTCTGCTCATGTTCCAAAACAAAAGCCGTCTGTGATTCGAAGGTAAGGCTTCATGggttttttgagtaaaaatatgCCTCCAGGGAATGTATGGGTCTCTGATGTATTTTTGCACTTTCTGTCAATATGATTGCGCACGTTAGAATTttgatgacattttttaaaaatgagaaattgccAATTATGGCTAACTATTAATgctttggactacattttgtaatggacctgttgcatgcaagagatacagccgcgcgaatagactttttagaggttaaatgacacgcaaattacgatggtcacattaaaaaagtctgaaatacactccttactgcgaaATTTGCGTTgctaggaacgcgctttttcaaatttcccgcgtctgggggcagttttctaatcaccggaaacgagcaaacggcgggctcggtgatttccgaatgccgagtcgttgttgttgttgttattttttccttcagtttgtttacaaatccGACGTGATCTCttacagtggtccatatacgctttatgagGTAACAAAATCGattaacttttaaatatccaacgcaattcttctacatttcatttcacgatatcacgagctccgatttttaggttatgttgtcagttttagttgaccggaaatagccgcgagtttccgttaattttttccgttagaaaactgcccccagacgcgggaaatttgaaaaagcgcgttcctaacaacgcaaattgcgcagtaaggagtgtattttagactttttaaatgtgaccatcgtaattttcgtgtcatttaacctctaaaaagtctattcgcacggctgtatctcttacatgcaacaggcccattaaaaaCTACAATTACTGGCttatccataaaaaaaaaacacttttgcaCATGGGAAAATTAATAGTACACAAGTTATTTCTGAACTGAGCTTGAGATTGTAAtgcctaattgcaaaatgtagtccatttttaaCAAACTAATCTTCTCCCTAGTCTGACTTTTGACGACTAGTTAATCCTTTGATGGAGGTCAATGAGAAGTATGCAAACCTTTGAATCGTGCTGGGAGAGTAATCAGAATAATACAGTTTTCTTACATCTAACTTGCATCACCGTTAAGATCCGagcatttttgacgaaattggGATGGAAATCGTATCACTACTGTGAACTGATTGCGAGTTTGTTTTTTGTTCgcgattcgactcacgtagaATATTGTGTTCCTcatgaccgggcaattcaaatttcccgtaatcagtgtaaaattaaaatgttaatatcttagttaggagcaagtttcagtaatttttgatgcaagaatcgtgttttacgtgaaattctggttacagatcatgtatcagaatgctcaaattcgtatagtggtccattgatcTTACATACGTTGATTTGTTCTATATTTTGATGGGAAAGAATTAATTTAATGTGCGACGAATctacggtgtaagtcggcaatcacataactcggtttgtgacgtcgcagacttcctgtcatactttactttttaaacggaaaactactcaacggcaattccttaaaactgtcgtgatttttcctctctgtgcaaagaaacgtctgcataaacttcaagtaATGATGTCgacttgttctcctttaaaataaaaatatagaggcggggattttcagacaccgcaaacgagatatgttattgcggacttacaccgacgaaatgctttaatttttccaggTACTTTAACAGTCCCGTTGGTCGCATAATCTCTCTGATATTCGTCCTTGGGGTGGGCTGGCCGCTTTATTTACTGTTCAACCTCACCGGCCGTAAGTACCAGCGGCACAATAGTCACTTCGACCCGAACGCCCCGATGTTCCCTCCCCGCATGCGCCTCAAAGTGCACCTCTCGAATGCAGGCGTGTTCTCCATGCTGGCGCTACTCGCCTGGCTAGCGCATACACACGGACTAGCTTGGCTAGCGTCTGTTTACTGGGGGCCGATCACCGTCGTCTACGCGTGGGTGGTCAGCATCACACTCCTCAACCACGTCCACCCCGATCTACCCCGCTACGGCGATGGTGAGTGGGAGTGGCTCCGTAGCTCCGTCACCTCTACCGTGGACCGCGACTTCGGGTTCCTCAATTATCTCTTCCACCAGaccccgaatgttcatactgtgCACCACCTCTTCCCGAAGATGCCTCATTACGGGCTAGTCGAGGCGACGAACGTATTGCGACCGGTTCTCGGCGAGTATTACCAGTTTGATCCGACGCCCGTCCATAAAGCGCTCTACCAAGCGGTCAAAGAGTGCGTATTTGTGAAGGAGGATGATAACCAAAAAGGAGTGTATTGGTACAGTCCGATATTAGAGGCAGCACTCTGAGTTGAAAGCTcccgtgctgaggaggaacgccgcatgagccttaaccctctatggcatgaattaattttggatctcagattctaagggacactaatctattttgtagcttgcagCGACCAAATAgagtaccaaatttttttttcaaaattttaaagtgaaggaatcaacttttcaaaaaaagaaaaaactaatgaaattttgcaaaatcatggcaGAGGAGAAagactcaatttttaaaaaccccgaaAGTACGTTGTTACGAACTTGCAACGCTATGCCATGGAGGTttaagatgttgccaaattttcttcaataagatCTGAATATTCAGAGGAATTTTTATTCGAATTTCTCAGAGAACTCAATATTTAATCAGGCCTAAATTAccagacaatttcaagagaaaatatttgtaacGCCCTTTAAAAATCAACCTTTTATCAGagaacatttggcaacgctcgaatgttcatacgacgtttttgctCAGCACGACAGGAAAGTCAAGGATCAGCCTTTTCTGAAACTTTAGGGGCAGAGTTTCAGAAAACgcacataatatttttaagtaaaaatatgtAGCTCGGATTCACGCGATAATATTGCTTGGCAGAAGTTCATCTCATTCTtgtgattttaatttaattttcaggtGTTCTTTCGTTTATTTTTGATTATGACTGTTGCATTTAAGAGGCAAAACTGTCTTCGTCAAAGTTTTGCCGCACAATGCTACCGTTCTGACCTAAAAGAAGGTCCAATAAAGTCATGAGAAGGAACCCATTGGGCGGGTTATCTTATCGTCAGATTTATGAATGTTGTCTTCAATTAAGAAGAAAACACTGAAAGCGACGAAGTTTTTAAGGGGGGATCGTTTattcaagttttgaaaaaaacattttattgcaaaatttcttcaagagcTGTTTCTCATTTTGAATTCGCAGCTATTTGCTGTGTGTATTTTGATTAGAAAAATCAGAAACCTTTTTCCGGTATATTTATATCTATTTCTAGCGCATATATTGATAGTTCCTATCTATACGTATGAACTCTTTGTGATAGGAAACATGTTTAAAGCTTAATCATAGGAAGCTGAAAGTGGGATTGCATAAAGAGAATATGTGGATCCTTTTTTAGg
This window of the Bemisia tabaci chromosome 3, PGI_BMITA_v3 genome carries:
- the LOC109043387 gene encoding uncharacterized protein — encoded protein: MGVDVLYHMTPDLPKNEQPSKPARKRAPTSKPPFTLAELKSLVPPHCFERSLLRSTLYLFHDIAILAGLFYVANNYIPLLPWPMKWLAWPLYWASAGTVGFGLWFMGHEMGHQAFSDYEWLNDAIGFLVHSSMLTPYYSWRHSHHQHHVHTGSVDKDSAHVPKQKPSVIRRYFNSPVGRIISLIFVLGVGWPLYLLFNLTGRKYQRHNSHFDPNAPMFPPRMRLKVHLSNAGVFSMLALLAWLAHTHGLAWLASVYWGPITVVYAWVVSITLLNHVHPDLPRYGDGEWEWLRSSVTSTVDRDFGFLNYLFHQTPNVHTVHHLFPKMPHYGLVEATNVLRPVLGEYYQFDPTPVHKALYQAVKECVFVKEDDNQKGVYWYSPILEAAL